The Homo sapiens chromosome 5, GRCh38.p14 Primary Assembly genome includes a window with the following:
- the GFRA3 gene encoding GDNF family receptor alpha-3 preproprotein, whose protein sequence is MVRPLNPRPLPPVVLMLLLLLPPSPLPLAAGDPLPTESRLMNSCLQARRKCQADPTCSAAYHHLDSCTSSISTPLPSEEPSVPADCLEAAQQLRNSSLIGCMCHRRMKNQVACLDIYWTVHRARSLGNYELDVSPYEDTVTSKPWKMNLSKLNMLKPDSDLCLKFAMLCTLNDKCDRLRKAYGEACSGPHCQRHVCLRQLLTFFEKAAEPHAQGLLLCPCAPNDRGCGERRRNTIAPNCALPPVAPNCLELRRLCFSDPLCRSRLVDFQTHCHPMDILGTCATEQSRCLRAYLGLIGTAMTPNFVSNVNTSVALSCTCRGSGNLQEECEMLEGFFSHNPCLTEAIAAKMRFHSQLFSQDWPHPTFAVMAHQNENPAVRPQPWVPSLFSCTLPLILLLSLW, encoded by the exons ATGGTGCGCCCCCTGAACCCGCGACCGCTGCCGCCCGTAGTCCtgatgttgctgctgctgctgccgccgtcGCCGCTGCCTCTCGCAGCCG GAGACCCCCTTCCCACAGAAAGCCGACTCATGAACAGCTGTCTCCAGGCCAGGAGGAAGTGCCAGGCTGATCCCACCTGCAGTGCTGCCTACCACCACCTGGATTCCTGCACCTCTAGCATAAGCACCCCACTGCCCTCAGAGGAGCCTTCGGTCCCTGCTGACTGCCTGGAGGCAGCACAGCAACTCAGGAACAGCTCTCTGATAGGCTGCATGTGCCACCGGCGCATGAAGAACCAGGTTGCCTGCTTGGACATCTATTGGACCGTTCACCGTGCCCGCAGCCTTG GTAACTATGAGCTGGATGTCTCCCCCTATGAAGACACAGTGACCAGCAAACCCTGGAAAATGAATCTCAGCAAACTGAACATGCTCAAACCAG ACTCAGACCTCTGCCTCAAGTTTGCCATGCTGTGTACTCTCAATGACAAGTGTGACCGGCTGCGCAAGGCCTACGGGGAGGCGTGCTCCGGGCCCCACTGCCAGCGCCACGTCTGCCTCAGGCAGCTGCTCACTTTCTTCGAGAAGGCCGCCGAGCCCCACGCGCAGGGCCTGCTACTGTGCCCATGTGCCCCCAACGACCGGGGCTGCGGGGAGCGCCGGCGCAACACCATCGCCCCCAACTGCGCGCTGCCGCCTGTGGCCCCCAACTGCCTGGAGCTGCGGCGCCTCTGCTTCTCCGACCCGCTTTGCAG ATCACGCCTGGTGGATTTCCAGACCCACTGCCATCCCATGGACATCCTAGGAACTTGTGCAACAGAGCAGTCCAGATGTCTACGAGCATACCTGGGGCTGATTG GGACTGCCATGACCCCCAACTTTGTCAGCAATGTCAACACCAGTGTTGCCTTAAGCTGCACCTGCCGAGGCAGTGGCAACCTGCAGGAGGAGTGTGAAATGCTGGAAGGGTTCTTCTCCCACAACCCCTGCCTCA cGGAGGCCATTGCAGCTAAGATGCGTTTTCACAGCCAACTCTTCTCCCAGGACTGGCCACACCCTACCTTTGCTGTGATGGCACACCAG AATGAAAACCCTGCTGTGAGGCCACAGCCCTGGGTGCCCTCTCTTTTCTCCTGCACGCTTCCCTTGATTCTGCTCCTGAGCCTATGGTAG